The following are encoded in a window of Phaseolus vulgaris cultivar G19833 chromosome 3, P. vulgaris v2.0, whole genome shotgun sequence genomic DNA:
- the LOC137805778 gene encoding transcription factor MYB106-like — MGRKACCEKLGLKKGRWTPEEDKKLLDYVEKHGHRNWRLVPAKAGLERCGKSCRLRWINYLKPDIKRGNFSTEEDHTIIKLHVLLGNKWSIIAAHLPQRTDNEIKNYWKTNIKKRLIRMSLDPITITHKTIKQNTFEGCGDGQDQSKDTINITHVAQWERARFETEARGSMLQVGSGSSNLSGLILSKIPTQPCLSSHSVSTEHKRVHNMYALVLTTNHDFRSSVSTLSIPKLPAVSNIPQITNTESLLTYKADNNVMEGCVSNLQDDDIMLAVEAFRTARSESIEELFNEFTPA; from the exons ATGGGAAGGAAGGCATGTTGTGAGAAGCTAGGGTTGAAGAAAGGACGATGGACACCAGAAGAAGACAAGAAGCTCCTCGACTACGTTGAAAAGCATGGCCATCGAAACTGGCGTTTAGTGCCTGCCAAAGCGG GTCTTGAAAGATGTGGAAAGAGTTGCAGATTGAGGTGGATTAACTATCTCAAACCTGATATAAAACGAGGAAACTTCAGCACGGAGGAAGACCACACCATTATTAAACTTCACGTTCTTCTTGGAAACAA ATGGTCCATCATAGCAGCCCACCTGCCCCAAAGAACAGACAATGAGATCAAGAACTACTGGAAAACCAACATCAAGAAAAGACTCATCAGAATGAGCTTAGATCCCATTACCATTACCCACAAAACAATAAAACAGAACACATTTGAAGGCTGTGGTGATGGCCAAGACCAGTCCAAGGACACCATCAATATCACGCACGTGGCTCAGTGGGAGAGGGCCCGATTTGAAACTGAAGCCAGAGGATCTATGTTGCAAGTTGGATCTGGATCCTCAAATCTCTCTGGGCTAATCTTAAGCAAGATTCCAACTCAACCTTGTCTTTCATCACATTCAGTGTCCACCGAACACAAGAGAGTGCATAACATGTATGCCCTCGTGCTTACCACAAATCATGATTTTAGGTCATCTGTATCCACTTTGAGCATTCCCAAGCTTCCTGCAGTTTCTAATATTCCACAAATCACCAACACAGAAAGTTTACTTACATATAAGGCTGACAATAATGTCATGGAAGGCTGTGTTTCAAACTTACAAGATGATGACATTATGCTGGCTGTGGAAGCATTTAGAACAGCAAGGTCTGAGAGTATTGAAGAGCTGTTCAATGAATTTACTCCCGCGTAA
- the LOC137839007 gene encoding uncharacterized protein: MVFYDSRCFSLWRDNKVGWVHNEGVNGAGSTLSMWHREAFTYDSHVVGKGFIVVVSHHVKSNCLCVIANVYTTCSLSEKIELWEALFALRRQHQDKVWCCCGDFNAVRCAEERRGVRENASNKNEIRGFNDFIGRNLMDDLPIVGKKYTWYKADGSAKNRLDRVLVSEEWLQVWPTSKQYVQARVVSDHCAIVVKSWLKDWDPKPFKTIDAWLKEPGFKNLVKEKWKAYEVQGNDISMLGLLVSKFKRGGVN, encoded by the coding sequence ATGGTTTTCTATGATAGTAGATGCTTCTCCCTTTGGAGAGATAATAAGGTGGGGTGGGTGCATAATGAAGGAGTGAATGGGGCTGGAAGTACATTATCAATGTGGCACAGGGAAGCATTCACCTATGATTCTCATGTTGTTGGGAAaggttttattgttgttgtgaGCCATCATGTAAAATCAAATTGTTTATGTGTTATAGCTAATGTATACACAACATGTTCCCTAAGCGAAAAGATTGAGTTATGGGAAGCTTTGTTTGCCCTTAGAAGGCAACATCAAGATAAAGTGTGGTGTTGTTGTGGTGACTTTAATGCAGTTAGGTGTGCTGAAGAAAGGAGAGGAGTTAGAGAAAATGCTAGCAATAAAAATGAAATCAGAGGCTTCAATGACTTTATTGGAAGGAACTTGATGGATGATTTGCCTATTGTAGGCAAGAAGTATACATGGTATAAAGCAGATGGATCCGCAAAAAACAGGTTAGACAGAGTTCTGGTATCTGAAGAGTGGCTTCAAGTATGGCCTACGAGCAAGCAATATGTACAAGCCAGGGTGGTTTCGGATCACTGTGCAATAGTGGTGAAGTCTTGGTTAAAAGATTGGGACCCAAAACCGTTCAAGACGATTGATGCATGGCTCAAGGAACCTGGTTTTAAGAACTTGGTGAAAGAAAAATGGAAGGCTTATGAGGTTCAGGGTAACGACATATCtatgttgggtctattagtgtctaagttcaagaggggaggggtgaattga